From Candidatus Woesearchaeota archaeon, one genomic window encodes:
- a CDS encoding TraB/GumN family protein gives MAYKNLIVIGTSHIAKESLKEVKDAIEIEKPAIIALELDRRRFFALLQKEKRGVSISDIGRIGFKGYLFALLGAWAEKKLGAIVGVQPGSEMVAAIRLAKKNNIRVALIDQDIEVTLRKFSKSLSWKEKWNFVKDIFKGFFMRRKLEFDLNKVPSKEIIRKLTDEVKKNYPNVYRVLVTERNEVMAANLKKIMLEDPKAKIVAIVGAGHEEEIIGLIKA, from the coding sequence ATGGCATATAAAAATCTCATAGTGATAGGAACTTCGCATATAGCAAAAGAATCCCTGAAAGAGGTTAAAGACGCAATAGAAATTGAAAAACCAGCCATAATTGCATTGGAGCTTGACAGGAGGCGCTTCTTTGCATTGCTGCAGAAGGAGAAGAGAGGAGTAAGCATAAGCGACATCGGAAGGATCGGGTTTAAAGGCTATTTGTTTGCTTTGCTTGGTGCCTGGGCTGAAAAGAAGCTTGGCGCCATTGTCGGGGTGCAGCCAGGGTCTGAGATGGTTGCTGCGATAAGGCTGGCAAAAAAGAACAATATAAGGGTTGCCTTGATTGACCAGGATATTGAAGTTACATTGAGGAAATTCTCAAAAAGCTTAAGCTGGAAGGAGAAGTGGAATTTTGTAAAGGACATTTTCAAAGGATTTTTTATGAGGAGGAAATTGGAATTTGACCTGAATAAAGTTCCTTCTAAAGAGATTATCAGGAAACTGACAGATGAAGTGAAAAAGAATTACCCTAATGTTTATAGGGTGCTTGTTACAGAAAGGAATGAAGTAATGGCAGCCAATCTTAAGAAAATAATGCTTGAAGATCCTAAAGCTAAGATTGTTGCGATTGTCGGAGCAGGGCATGAAGAGGAAATAATTGGGTTGATAAAGGCTTAA
- a CDS encoding PRC-barrel domain-containing protein: MLKMKRISETYDMKVFTDSGEYFGDVEESILTQTKVFGWRVRATKNSFLNKVLGSAKGVIVPHQLVKSIGDVMIINKAAVPSYNPEEEEKA; this comes from the coding sequence ATGTTAAAAATGAAAAGGATTTCTGAAACATATGATATGAAAGTGTTCACCGACAGCGGCGAGTATTTTGGCGATGTTGAAGAGAGCATTCTTACACAGACAAAAGTATTTGGATGGAGAGTCAGGGCAACTAAAAACTCATTCCTTAACAAAGTTCTGGGCAGCGCAAAGGGCGTCATAGTTCCGCATCAGCTTGTCAAATCAATCGGCGATGTCATGATCATCAATAAAGCAGCTGTTCCAAGCTACAATCCTGAAGAGGAAGAAAAGGCGTAA
- a CDS encoding helix-turn-helix domain-containing protein — protein MDEKFLEDAGLTKTEAKIYLALLELGPSLAGEITKKSGIHRRSVYDAIERLIQKGLVSYLKTNNRKYFEAVAPERLKDILNEKEDNLNSIMPELNLKYGLSKEKQETLFFRGKQALKTIFDDQIKEGKEILIFGASSNADEIVKYYFLHYDKERIKHKINVKAIFNEKINKKIPLCKIKYLPKEFKSHAATNIYGNKVAIILWSENPFAILIKNKEIAESYKNYFEIMWKIAK, from the coding sequence ATGGACGAAAAATTCCTGGAAGACGCTGGGCTGACAAAAACAGAGGCAAAAATTTATCTTGCATTATTAGAGCTTGGTCCTTCTTTGGCTGGCGAAATAACAAAAAAATCAGGCATACACAGGAGAAGCGTCTATGATGCAATCGAGCGCCTGATACAAAAAGGCCTTGTTTCTTATTTGAAGACGAACAACAGGAAATATTTTGAAGCTGTGGCTCCGGAAAGATTAAAAGATATTTTGAATGAAAAGGAAGACAACCTTAATTCCATAATGCCTGAATTAAATCTTAAATATGGCTTATCAAAAGAAAAGCAGGAGACCCTTTTCTTCAGGGGGAAGCAGGCATTAAAGACGATATTCGATGACCAGATAAAAGAGGGAAAAGAAATCCTGATCTTCGGCGCCTCTTCAAATGCAGATGAAATTGTTAAGTACTATTTCCTACATTATGACAAAGAAAGAATAAAACATAAAATAAATGTAAAGGCGATTTTTAATGAAAAAATAAACAAGAAAATACCTTTGTGCAAAATAAAATACCTACCAAAGGAATTCAAGAGCCATGCAGCAACAAACATCTATGGCAATAAAGTCGCTATCATCCTATGGTCAGAGAACCCATTTGCAATATTGATCAAAAACAAGGAAATCGCAGAAAGCTATAAAAACTACTTCGAAATCATGTGGAAGATTGCTAAATAA
- a CDS encoding HAD family hydrolase yields MIKNIIFDWSGTLSDDWDSGHTAAMRVFKKLGLKVLSSEEHKKEFILPYMNFYKKYKKDIGKKEIDRLFFKEINLVNEPKPFPKAEKILNFFKTKGIKMALLSSHPQKKLEKELRNYGFQKFFIEVKGSVHDKREVIYGIMKRNRFNNKETAYVGDMVHDIDAGKEAKVTAIAVSWGYQSREKLSKENPDFIIDDLDELKHIIRIK; encoded by the coding sequence ATGATCAAAAACATTATTTTTGACTGGTCTGGAACATTAAGTGATGACTGGGATAGCGGTCATACTGCCGCAATGCGGGTTTTTAAAAAATTAGGATTGAAAGTTTTAAGTTCAGAAGAACACAAAAAGGAATTTATTCTCCCATATATGAATTTTTATAAAAAATATAAGAAAGATATCGGTAAGAAAGAAATTGACAGATTATTCTTCAAAGAAATAAACTTAGTTAATGAGCCAAAACCATTTCCCAAAGCAGAAAAGATATTGAACTTTTTTAAAACGAAGGGGATCAAGATGGCCCTTTTAAGTTCACACCCGCAGAAAAAACTGGAAAAAGAACTGAGAAACTACGGTTTTCAAAAATTTTTCATAGAAGTAAAAGGAAGCGTACATGATAAAAGAGAAGTGATATATGGGATAATGAAAAGAAATAGGTTCAATAATAAAGAAACTGCATATGTTGGTGACATGGTTCACGATATAGATGCAGGCAAAGAAGCAAAAGTAACTGCAATTGCTGTTTCTTGGGGCTATCAATCAAGAGAAAAACTGTCAAAGGAAAACCCGGATTTTATCATAGATGATTTGGATGAACTTAAACATATTATTCGCATAAAATGA
- a CDS encoding queuosine precursor transporter, with amino-acid sequence MKTALKPKQRETNFKYFDIILGLFVAVLLISNIASSKILNLGPFTFDGGTILFPLAYIFGDVLTEVYGYKRSRKVIWTGFFSIILASVIFWIVGILPPANGWENQKAYDAILGIVPRIVLGSLVAYFAGEFSNSYVLAKMKIWTKGRWLWTRTIGSTIVGEGVDTLLFVLIAFLGILPLSLLIAVIISNYVFKVGVEVLFTPVTYKIVKFLKIKENEDYYDRKTNFNPFAAK; translated from the coding sequence ATGAAAACTGCTCTAAAACCAAAACAACGAGAAACAAACTTCAAGTATTTCGATATAATCCTTGGATTATTTGTTGCTGTTTTATTGATCTCAAACATCGCAAGCTCCAAAATCCTGAATCTTGGCCCATTCACTTTCGATGGCGGCACGATCTTATTTCCATTGGCGTACATATTCGGCGATGTTCTGACAGAAGTCTATGGCTATAAAAGATCAAGAAAAGTGATCTGGACTGGATTCTTTTCCATAATTCTGGCAAGCGTAATCTTTTGGATTGTCGGAATTCTGCCTCCAGCAAATGGCTGGGAAAACCAAAAAGCTTATGATGCAATCCTTGGAATTGTGCCAAGAATTGTTTTAGGATCATTAGTTGCGTATTTTGCAGGCGAATTCTCAAATTCTTATGTTTTGGCTAAGATGAAAATATGGACAAAGGGAAGATGGCTCTGGACAAGGACAATAGGCTCAACAATTGTCGGCGAGGGTGTTGATACATTGCTGTTTGTTTTGATAGCATTTTTGGGAATTCTGCCATTATCATTGTTAATAGCCGTTATAATCTCAAACTATGTTTTTAAAGTTGGAGTTGAAGTTTTATTCACCCCTGTAACTTACAAAATTGTCAAATTTTTGAAAATAAAGGAAAATGAAGATTATTATGATCGTAAAACAAACTTCAACCCTTTTGCAGCGAAATGA
- the queA gene encoding tRNA preQ1(34) S-adenosylmethionine ribosyltransferase-isomerase QueA, producing MKLSDFDYKLEKSFIAQHPVEPKDHSKLMVVKNNKIEHKQFYNIIDYLKKGDVLVINETKVLSNRIIGNKTTGGKAELIINKKLKNNICECLIKTRKPKTGAEFIFKNKIKGKIINKKGNLFIVQFNKNINKIIERIGELPTPPYVKSKIKKDTEYQTVYSSVKGSLAAPTAGLHFTKNLLKKLKNKGVKIAKLTLHISFSTFSHIREEDFTKHKMDPEYFSISKKNAETINKRRGRLFVVGTTSLKALESLNKNKKITAKSGYSNLFIYPGYAFKNKVDGFITNFHLPKSSLLLLTCAFYGRKNMLNAYEEAIKHNYRFFSFGDAMLLLKENSHPQ from the coding sequence ATGAAGCTCTCTGATTTTGATTACAAGCTTGAAAAAAGTTTTATTGCGCAGCATCCTGTCGAGCCAAAGGATCATTCCAAATTAATGGTTGTAAAGAACAACAAAATTGAACACAAGCAGTTCTATAATATCATTGATTATCTGAAAAAAGGCGATGTTTTGGTCATTAATGAAACAAAAGTACTGTCAAATAGAATTATCGGAAACAAAACAACTGGCGGAAAAGCAGAGCTAATCATAAATAAAAAGTTAAAAAATAATATCTGCGAATGCCTTATTAAAACAAGAAAGCCAAAAACAGGAGCAGAATTTATTTTTAAAAATAAAATAAAAGGAAAAATAATTAATAAAAAAGGCAATCTGTTCATTGTACAATTCAATAAAAACATTAATAAAATAATAGAAAGAATTGGTGAACTCCCGACTCCGCCATATGTTAAAAGTAAAATAAAAAAAGATACCGAATATCAAACAGTTTATTCTAGTGTTAAAGGATCTTTGGCAGCGCCAACTGCAGGATTGCATTTTACAAAAAACCTGTTAAAAAAACTAAAAAACAAGGGAGTTAAAATAGCAAAGCTGACATTGCACATTTCTTTCAGCACATTCTCGCATATAAGGGAAGAGGATTTTACAAAGCACAAGATGGATCCGGAATACTTCTCAATCAGCAAAAAGAATGCAGAAACAATAAACAAAAGAAGAGGGAGATTGTTTGTTGTCGGGACAACATCATTGAAAGCATTGGAATCCTTGAATAAAAATAAAAAAATAACTGCAAAGTCAGGCTATTCCAATCTGTTCATTTACCCGGGATATGCATTTAAAAATAAGGTTGACGGCTTCATAACTAACTTTCATCTTCCAAAATCTTCCTTATTGCTGTTAACCTGCGCATTTTACGGAAGAAAGAATATGCTGAACGCCTATGAAGAAGCAATAAAGCACAATTACAGATTTTTCAGCTTCGGGGATGCAATGCTGCTCCTTAAAGAAAACTCGCATCCGCAATAA
- a CDS encoding epoxyqueuosine reductase QueH encodes MKKLLLHICCAPCSTHAIEFLKSKYDLVLFFPNSNICPEGEFKKRSENAKKITGIFNLKLIIDNYCHEEWLEFVKGLEDEPEKGKRCWKCFEFNLRKTAEKARELGFDCFTTTLTISPHKDSKKIFEIGKKLETGGIRFLDIDFKKQEGFRHSVELSKKYDLYRQNYCGCEFSLRSSIASPKLKNL; translated from the coding sequence ATGAAAAAATTATTGCTGCATATCTGCTGCGCGCCATGCTCGACGCATGCAATTGAATTTCTGAAATCAAAGTATGATTTAGTTTTGTTTTTTCCCAATTCAAATATTTGTCCTGAAGGAGAATTTAAGAAAAGATCTGAGAATGCAAAAAAGATTACGGGGATTTTTAACTTAAAATTAATTATTGATAATTATTGCCACGAAGAATGGCTTGAGTTTGTAAAAGGCCTTGAGGATGAGCCTGAAAAAGGCAAGAGATGCTGGAAATGCTTTGAATTCAATCTGAGGAAAACTGCTGAGAAAGCAAGGGAATTGGGCTTTGACTGCTTTACAACAACATTGACTATAAGCCCGCACAAGGATTCAAAGAAGATTTTTGAGATTGGAAAAAAGCTGGAAACCGGGGGAATAAGATTTTTGGATATTGATTTCAAAAAACAGGAGGGGTTTAGGCATTCAGTTGAACTGTCAAAGAAATATGATCTTTACAGGCAGAATTATTGCGGATGCGAGTTTTCTTTAAGGAGCAGCATTGCATCCCCGAAGCTGAAAAATCTGTAA
- the pcn gene encoding proliferating cell nuclear antigen (pcna), with translation MKLTLAEPKYLKESISIISDLVNEARFKVTKDAIELVAMDPANVAMVIYKLLSSSFVEYDVKGTTEFAINMSNLKQILRRAGPSDMLTMELDSDNRLKITLKSASTRIFSLPVIDIEEREQRIPELNFPISIKMPCNVLNNAIDDVDVVGESVSFALESGKFVVSAEGDLSKARIEIKPADEIKIISDVKDNVKAKYSIEYLKKMIGGSKIADEVSIQFNKDYPLKLDYRTINKVELAFILAPRVENE, from the coding sequence ATGAAACTTACACTTGCTGAGCCAAAATACCTTAAGGAAAGCATATCCATAATTTCTGATCTTGTTAATGAAGCACGATTCAAAGTCACAAAGGATGCGATCGAGCTGGTTGCAATGGATCCTGCAAATGTTGCAATGGTGATCTACAAATTGCTGAGCAGCTCTTTTGTTGAGTATGATGTAAAGGGAACAACGGAATTTGCAATAAACATGAGCAATCTAAAGCAGATATTGAGGAGAGCAGGCCCTTCTGATATGCTTACAATGGAGCTTGATTCTGATAACCGGCTGAAGATAACATTAAAAAGCGCATCGACAAGAATATTCTCGCTGCCCGTTATTGACATTGAGGAGAGAGAGCAAAGAATCCCTGAGCTGAATTTTCCGATTTCGATAAAAATGCCGTGCAATGTTTTAAATAACGCAATAGATGATGTTGATGTTGTCGGCGAGTCTGTAAGTTTTGCGCTTGAATCCGGCAAATTTGTTGTTTCTGCTGAAGGCGACCTGTCAAAAGCAAGGATCGAGATAAAACCAGCAGATGAAATCAAGATAATCTCTGACGTGAAGGATAATGTAAAGGCAAAATATTCAATAGAGTACCTTAAGAAGATGATCGGCGGCTCTAAAATAGCAGATGAAGTTTCAATACAGTTCAACAAGGATTATCCATTGAAGCTTGATTACAGGACGATCAATAAGGTTGAGCTTGCATTTATACTTGCGCCAAGAGTTGAGAACGAATAA
- a CDS encoding RNase J family beta-CASP ribonuclease, whose protein sequence is MVEIFAIGGYNEVGKNMTAIKVGNEIVILDMGIHLDSYIKYTQDEDIENLKESDLRKAGAVPDDTQIHNLRNEVIAIIPTHAHLDHVGAIPFCSNKYNAPIICTPFTAAVIKAIVRDEKINLRNEIKSLNINSKIKLSDDITVEFINVTHSTPQTIIAALHTKEGVILYANDFKFDLYPTLGQKPNFERLEELGKEGVFALIVDSTYASLAQKMPSESVAQQMLKDVLLGTNSKGKAVIITTFSSHIARLKSIVEFGRKMGRKIVFLGRSLAKYSYAAEDVGIAYFSKDTEIVKFGSKVKGKLSEIMKKGKEKYLLVVTGHQGELKSTLSKMADLKTPFIFDSEDHVIFSSRVIPTPTNIEDRAILEKKLRGFGCRIFTDIHVSGHAAREDLRDMINLVKPKHIIPAHGEPSMLSSLMDLAIEMGYKKENVHLMRDGRKLSL, encoded by the coding sequence ATGGTTGAGATTTTTGCAATTGGCGGCTATAATGAAGTTGGAAAGAATATGACTGCCATTAAAGTCGGCAATGAGATTGTCATTCTCGATATGGGCATACATCTGGACAGCTATATAAAATACACGCAAGATGAAGATATTGAAAATTTAAAGGAATCTGATCTCAGAAAGGCAGGGGCTGTTCCTGACGACACGCAAATACATAATTTAAGGAATGAAGTTATAGCAATTATTCCGACGCATGCGCATCTCGACCATGTCGGCGCGATTCCATTCTGCTCCAACAAGTATAATGCCCCGATAATATGCACTCCGTTTACAGCAGCAGTCATAAAGGCAATTGTGAGAGATGAAAAAATAAATTTAAGAAATGAAATAAAATCCCTGAATATAAATTCTAAAATAAAACTGTCGGATGACATCACAGTTGAATTCATAAATGTAACTCATTCCACCCCGCAGACAATAATTGCTGCATTGCACACCAAAGAAGGCGTTATCTTATATGCGAATGATTTTAAGTTTGATTTGTACCCTACGCTGGGGCAGAAACCGAATTTTGAAAGACTAGAAGAACTAGGCAAAGAAGGTGTTTTTGCCTTGATTGTCGATTCGACATATGCGTCTTTGGCGCAAAAAATGCCTTCTGAATCAGTTGCGCAGCAGATGCTGAAGGATGTTCTGCTCGGCACCAATTCAAAAGGAAAGGCAGTTATTATTACAACTTTTTCAAGCCACATCGCAAGGCTTAAATCAATAGTTGAGTTTGGAAGGAAGATGGGGAGGAAGATTGTTTTTCTCGGAAGAAGCCTGGCAAAGTACAGCTATGCAGCAGAGGATGTTGGAATTGCTTATTTCTCAAAAGATACTGAAATAGTAAAATTCGGCAGCAAGGTGAAGGGAAAATTAAGTGAAATAATGAAAAAAGGAAAGGAAAAATATCTTTTAGTTGTAACTGGCCACCAAGGCGAGCTTAAATCAACATTGTCGAAAATGGCTGATCTGAAAACACCATTTATTTTCGATTCAGAAGACCACGTTATTTTTTCTTCGCGGGTTATTCCTACTCCCACAAATATTGAAGACAGGGCAATTCTTGAAAAAAAATTAAGAGGGTTTGGATGCAGGATTTTCACAGATATTCATGTAAGCGGCCATGCTGCAAGGGAAGATTTAAGAGATATGATCAATCTTGTAAAGCCGAAGCACATAATTCCAGCGCATGGAGAGCCTTCAATGCTTTCTTCTTTGATGGACTTGGCAATCGAGATGGGCTATAAAAAAGAGAATGTTCATTTGATGCGGGATGGCAGGAAGCTTTCTTTGTAA
- a CDS encoding four helix bundle protein — translation MSRLYKNMEVFKLGYELVLHVYDMLDKLPENEQDNIISQMKRSATSIPLNIAEGSVKKSDREFLSYLSHAYGSAKEFEVLLSLSKDLKYISNKDYDCLFVKLDKLMAKLFGFMENIESRFEKKKQFFTRFRMEK, via the coding sequence ATGTCGCGACTTTATAAGAATATGGAGGTTTTTAAATTAGGTTACGAGCTTGTATTGCATGTTTATGATATGCTTGATAAGCTTCCAGAGAACGAGCAGGACAATATCATTTCTCAGATGAAACGATCTGCGACATCTATTCCTCTTAATATTGCTGAGGGAAGCGTTAAGAAGTCTGATCGTGAGTTTTTAAGTTATTTAAGCCATGCTTATGGTTCTGCTAAGGAGTTTGAGGTTTTGCTGTCTTTATCAAAAGATTTGAAGTATATTTCCAATAAGGATTATGATTGTCTGTTTGTTAAACTAGATAAGCTAATGGCAAAGCTTTTTGGCTTTATGGAGAATATAGAATCAAGATTTGAGAAGAAAAAACAATTTTTTACACGGTTCAGGATGGAAAAATGA
- a CDS encoding bifunctional N(6)-L-threonylcarbamoyladenine synthase/serine/threonine protein kinase → MICLGIESTAHTFGVGIINDKGKILANAKDSYTTEKGGIHPKEAKEHHLRVKDNVVEDALLKASISLKDINLISFSQGPGLAPCLIVGMEKAKELSRKLNVPLVGVNHCICHLEIGKLLTNAKDPVLLYVSGANTQVIAYEGGKYRIFGETLDNGVGNFIDAFARELGLGFPGGPKIYELALKGKNYIELPYCVKGMDISVGGILTNLKQKIKSGFNKEDLAYSCQETVFSMLVEVAERAMAHCGKNDLLLGGGVACNKRLQEMCKIMCKERTAEYYCPENSVLVDNGLMIAWQGILERKNAAKDLDKIDIRPYWRTDQVDVDWR, encoded by the coding sequence ATGATCTGCCTCGGAATAGAATCGACTGCCCACACATTCGGGGTCGGAATCATAAACGATAAAGGTAAAATATTAGCAAATGCCAAAGATAGCTATACAACTGAGAAAGGAGGCATACATCCGAAGGAAGCGAAAGAGCATCATTTAAGAGTTAAAGATAACGTTGTTGAAGATGCCTTGCTGAAAGCAAGTATTTCTCTGAAAGACATCAATCTGATTTCATTTTCACAAGGCCCTGGCCTTGCTCCATGCCTTATCGTCGGAATGGAAAAAGCGAAAGAGCTTTCGAGAAAATTGAATGTTCCTCTTGTTGGAGTCAATCATTGCATATGCCATCTTGAAATCGGAAAATTATTGACAAATGCAAAAGATCCGGTTCTGCTTTATGTTTCTGGAGCAAATACGCAGGTCATTGCTTATGAAGGCGGTAAATACAGGATTTTTGGCGAAACGCTTGACAATGGCGTTGGAAATTTCATTGATGCATTTGCCCGCGAGCTTGGGCTTGGTTTTCCAGGCGGGCCAAAGATTTATGAGCTCGCATTAAAAGGAAAAAATTATATTGAATTGCCTTATTGCGTTAAAGGAATGGACATTTCTGTTGGCGGTATTTTGACAAATTTAAAGCAGAAAATAAAATCTGGATTTAACAAAGAAGATCTTGCATATTCGTGCCAGGAAACTGTTTTTTCAATGCTTGTCGAAGTTGCAGAAAGGGCAATGGCGCATTGCGGGAAGAATGATCTATTGCTTGGCGGCGGAGTAGCGTGCAATAAAAGATTGCAGGAGATGTGCAAAATAATGTGCAAGGAAAGAACTGCAGAATATTATTGCCCTGAAAATTCCGTGCTTGTCGATAATGGGCTTATGATCGCCTGGCAGGGCATCTTGGAAAGAAAAAATGCAGCAAAGGATTTAGATAAGATTGACATTAGGCCTTATTGGAGGACTGATCAGGTTGATGTGGATTGGAGATAA
- a CDS encoding TFIIB-type zinc ribbon-containing protein, which yields MAVRLDEIKFCPECGTDNIVYNEKVAEIICQDCGAIFTELTPEQQAKYEQASEILKPLIKTEAKTDKAKKADVSKKAKKNVKTAKAKKQKVKSEKAAKKAKPSSIKKKKKGFLRFW from the coding sequence ATGGCAGTAAGGCTTGATGAAATTAAGTTTTGCCCGGAATGCGGCACTGATAATATTGTCTACAATGAAAAGGTGGCTGAAATTATCTGCCAGGACTGCGGAGCCATATTCACAGAGCTGACCCCTGAGCAGCAGGCAAAGTATGAGCAGGCATCTGAAATTCTAAAACCTTTGATCAAAACGGAAGCGAAAACTGATAAGGCAAAAAAGGCAGATGTTTCTAAAAAAGCGAAAAAGAATGTTAAAACCGCCAAGGCGAAGAAGCAAAAAGTAAAGAGCGAAAAAGCAGCGAAAAAGGCAAAGCCGAGCTCGATCAAAAAGAAGAAAAAAGGGTTTTTAAGGTTTTGGTGA
- the lonB gene encoding ATP-dependent protease LonB, producing the protein MPLNFKSTSEIPVPKRLIDQVIGQESAVEIMKKAALQRRHVLLIGEPGTGKSMLGLGLAEMLPKEKLVDTVSFPNPNDENMPLIRTMPGGKGRDLVFRARIQTTSSFKNQTILLFIVVLIVSLLPYYFWRMGQISDVIFAASMMTGIIFIIGFMLFLNLNKRMSSNVKESVPKVIVDNFNQKHAPFMDATGAHAGALLGDVLHDPFQSGGLGTPAHERVVAGMIHKANMGVLFVDEIATLEPATQQELLTALQEGKYPITGQSERSAGAMVRTEAVPCTFILVAAGNAETVARMHPALRSRIRGYGYEVFMKETIQDTPENRDKIAVFVAQEVTKDKKIPHFSREAVDAIIEEARYKANRKSHLTLRLRELGGLIRAAGDIAKEQNAKFVEKKHIVEAKKIARTLEQQMADRYIERKKEYEVIVTEGRKIGRVNGLAVIGSEDAYSGIILPIESEVAFGGKEKEIIATGKLGEIAREAVKNVSAIIKKYFGEDIKNYDIHVQFLQTYEGVEGDSASIAVAASIISALKNIPIRQDVAMTGSLSVRGEVLPVGGVSSKVEAAFEAGIKKVIVPKSNMQDIIIDKKKLEKIEIIPVENISQVLEQALYWKGKEGLLKRIRRMKQ; encoded by the coding sequence ATGCCGCTTAATTTCAAGTCAACATCTGAAATTCCAGTCCCAAAAAGACTAATAGATCAGGTTATCGGCCAGGAATCTGCTGTAGAGATCATGAAAAAGGCTGCATTGCAAAGGCGCCACGTTCTGCTTATAGGGGAGCCAGGAACTGGAAAATCAATGTTAGGGCTTGGTCTGGCTGAAATGCTGCCGAAGGAAAAGCTTGTTGATACTGTTTCATTCCCTAATCCAAATGATGAAAATATGCCTTTAATAAGAACAATGCCTGGAGGAAAAGGCCGCGACCTTGTCTTCAGGGCAAGGATTCAAACTACATCTTCATTCAAGAATCAGACAATCCTTTTGTTTATTGTTGTTTTAATAGTCTCGCTGCTGCCTTATTATTTCTGGAGAATGGGCCAGATATCGGATGTTATTTTTGCAGCATCTATGATGACAGGAATAATCTTCATAATCGGATTCATGCTTTTCCTTAATCTAAATAAAAGAATGAGTTCTAATGTCAAGGAATCTGTCCCTAAAGTTATTGTAGATAATTTTAATCAAAAACATGCGCCATTTATGGATGCAACAGGAGCGCATGCAGGGGCTTTGCTCGGCGATGTGCTTCATGACCCGTTCCAAAGCGGGGGACTAGGCACTCCTGCGCATGAAAGAGTGGTTGCTGGAATGATACACAAGGCAAACATGGGAGTTCTTTTCGTGGATGAAATTGCAACATTAGAGCCGGCAACACAGCAGGAATTACTGACTGCGCTGCAGGAAGGAAAATATCCTATAACCGGGCAGAGCGAAAGGTCTGCAGGAGCAATGGTCAGAACAGAAGCTGTGCCTTGCACTTTTATTTTAGTTGCTGCAGGAAATGCAGAAACAGTTGCAAGAATGCACCCTGCATTAAGGTCACGCATCAGAGGCTATGGCTATGAAGTTTTCATGAAGGAAACAATCCAGGATACTCCTGAAAACCGAGACAAGATTGCTGTTTTTGTTGCGCAGGAAGTTACAAAAGACAAGAAAATCCCTCACTTCAGCAGGGAAGCAGTTGATGCAATAATTGAAGAAGCCCGCTATAAAGCAAATAGAAAAAGCCATCTGACATTAAGATTGAGAGAATTGGGTGGACTGATAAGAGCAGCAGGCGATATTGCAAAAGAGCAGAATGCCAAGTTTGTTGAAAAGAAACATATAGTTGAAGCAAAGAAAATTGCAAGAACATTAGAGCAGCAGATGGCTGACAGATATATTGAAAGGAAAAAAGAATATGAAGTCATTGTGACAGAAGGCAGAAAGATAGGAAGAGTCAATGGCCTGGCTGTCATCGGATCAGAAGACGCTTATTCAGGAATAATACTGCCTATCGAATCTGAAGTTGCATTCGGCGGAAAGGAAAAAGAAATAATTGCAACTGGAAAATTGGGCGAGATAGCGAGAGAAGCTGTTAAAAACGTTTCTGCAATAATAAAGAAATATTTTGGCGAAGATATAAAGAATTATGATATACATGTGCAATTTCTGCAGACTTATGAAGGTGTTGAAGGCGACTCAGCAAGCATAGCAGTTGCAGCTTCAATAATCTCTGCATTGAAAAATATCCCTATTAGGCAGGATGTTGCAATGACGGGCAGCCTGTCTGTCCGCGGCGAAGTATTGCCTGTTGGCGGCGTCTCTTCAAAAGTGGAGGCGGCATTTGAGGCAGGAATTAAAAAAGTAATTGTTCCAAAATCAAACATGCAGGACATAATTATTGATAAAAAGAAGCTTGAAAAGATAGAGATCATCCCGGTTGAGAACATTTCCCAAGTCCTTGAGCAGGCATTGTACTGGAAAGGAAAAGAAGGGCTTCTGAAAAGGATAAGGCGGATGAAGCAGTAA